One Ostrinia nubilalis chromosome 4, ilOstNubi1.1, whole genome shotgun sequence DNA window includes the following coding sequences:
- the LOC135088613 gene encoding tyrosine-protein kinase transmembrane receptor Ror2 has translation MDIHCKLFLVLLLIKSVHLYCGPYNGQICKSYSTGYVWYNHTGGLDNEKITTGLWKEMISTLKEPCRSRAEKLLCAYAFPKCVDKDGVGYFALPICYEDCMAVKMQFCYNDWIVIEEQKRRGVIFESRGHFRFPECEKLPKFSGKGNQVTCHNTGITDMDYSQVTTTCVRGNGQYYQGTMNVTETGLACQAWESQSPHQHTRPPLVFPEVQNSTNYCRNAGGEERKPWCYTMNPNVRWELCDIPVCANSSDEFDNISGPNIVMENYFTPSFVLLLSVGGLGCIIGIASVALLCHYFLKNHYSKCNMSSRRNVQNMDIDLDKLPSNLAYHTTGAQLNPKLEKLEFPRNNIIYIRDLGQGAFGRVFQAKAPGLVPEEEFTLVAVKMLKDEASHDLQLDFEREACLLADFDHPNIVKLLGVCAIGRPMCLLFEFMGKGDLNEYLRACSTGTNFSTAIENREDLRLLAAPLGHLDLLHIARQIASGMVYLSDRKFVHRDLATRNCLINDDMVVKIADFGLSHKIYLQDYYKGDEHDAIPVRWMPLESILYNKYTLESDVWAYGVCLWEIFSFALQPYFGMTHEEVVRFLKDGNVLACPDNTPRCVYDLMKQCWNHQPSDRPNFRVIYQTLDNIQIILERTHE, from the coding sequence ATGGACATCCACTGCAAATTATTTTTGGTGCTTCTTCTCATAAAATCAGTGCATCTTTATTGTGGTCCCTACAATGGACAGATTTGCAAAAGTTATTCTACGGGCTATGTTTGGTACAACCACACAGGAGGACTAGACAATGAGAAGATTACGACTGGCCTGTGGAAAGAAATGATATCTACTCTCAAAGAGCCATGTAGAAGTAGAGCTGAAAAATTACTTTGTGCCTACGCTTTTCCCAAATGCGTCGACAAAGACGGAGTTGGTTATTTTGCATTGCCAATTTGTTACGAAGACTGCATGGCTGTTAAAATGCAGTTTTGTTATAATGACTGGATTGTTATTGAAGAACAAAAGCGACGTGGAGTTATATTTGAATCTAGAGGTCACTTTCGATTTCCAGAATGTGAAAAGCTGCCCAAATTTTCTGGGAAAGGCAACCAAGTAACTTGCCACAACACAGGTATCACTGACATGGATTACAGCCAAGTGACTACTACATGTGTGAGGGGTAATGGGCAGTATTACCAAGGCACTATGAATGTGACAGAGACTGGACTAGCATGTCAAGCATGGGAATCACAGTCTCCACATCAGCATACAAGACCACCATTAGTCTTTCCTGAAGTTCAAAACTCAACAAATTATTGCAGAAATGCAGGAGGAGAGGAACGTAAACCTTGGTGCTATACGATGAACCCAAATGTACGGTGGGAGCTATGTGACATACCAGTATGTGCCAATTCAAGTGATGAATTTGACAATATCAGTGGACCAAATATAGTTATGGAGAACTACTTCACACCTTCATTTGTCCTGTTGCTATCAGTTGGTGGACTAGGTTGTATCATAGGAATAGCATCTGTTGCTTTGCTGTGTCATTACTTCCTTAAGAACCACTACTCCAAATGCAATATGTCAAGCCGCAGAAATGTACAAAATATGGATATTGATCTTGACAAACTTCCTAGCAATCTGGCTTACCACACAACTGGAGCACAACTTAATCCTAAACTAGAGAAATTGGAATTTCCTAGAAACAACATTATTTACATTCGTGATTTAGGACAGGGCGCATTTGGCAGAGTGTTCCAAGCCAAAGCTCCTGGACTAGTGCCTGAAGAAGAATTTACACTAGTCGCTGTTAAAATGCTCAAGGATGAAGCTTCTCACGACTTGCAGTTGGATTTTGAAAGAGAAGCTTGTTTACTTGCAGATTTTGATCATCCAAACATTGTTAAATTACTAGGAGTATGTGCGATTGGGCGACCAATGTGCTTGTTATTTGAGTTTATGGGGAAAGGTGACTTGAATGAATACTTACGAGCATGCAGCACAGGTACCAATTTCTCTACAGCGATTGAAAATAGAGAAGATCTAAGACTCCTAGCAGCACCATTAGGACATCTAGATCTTCTTCATATTGCAAGGCAGATAGCCTCTGGAATGGTTTATCTATCAGATCGCAAGTTTGTTCACAGAGATCTAGCTACAAGAAATTGCCTGATAAATGATGATATGGTAGTGAAAATTGCAGACTTTGGTTTATCTCATAAAATTTATCTACAAGACTATTACAAAGGAGATGAACATGATGCTATTCCAGTTCGATGGATGCCTTTGGAGAGTATACTGTACAATAAATATACTTTAGAATCTGACGTATGGGCATACGGTGTATGCCTGTgggaaatattttcttttgctCTACAACCTTATTTTGGTATGACACATGAAGAAGTAGTAAGATTTTTAAAAGATGGAAATGTTCTAGCATGTCCTGACAATACCCCAAGATGTGTATATGATCTTATGAAACAATGCTGGAATCATCAACCTAGTGACCGCCCCAACTTTAGGGTTATTTATCAAACATTAGACAACATACAAATAATTCTTGAAAGAACTCATGAATAA
- the LOC135088617 gene encoding rab-like protein 3: MAAIEKVKVVVLGDSGVGKTSLTYLIAHNKPLLSPGWTVGCSVEVKLHKYKEGTQAQNTFFVELWDVGGSNGHRNTRNVFYQPTHGIILVHDLTNRKSQINLQKWLSEILNQDGPSPLQHVDVDPEQFLGSTQIPILVIGTKFDMAEEKQKKNQYRRLASSIAEQCGSDEIFVNCHQSRSLAPGTSNSVKLTRFFDKVIERRYYSRISPFPDKRRQIPSYMMTTSTPLSSNRPPQYLSPRFYHMD, encoded by the exons ATGGCAGCAATTGAGAAAGTAAAAGTGGTTGTTCTTGGCGATTcag GTGTTGGCAAAACATCGCTGACGTACTTGATAGCTCACAATAAACCTCTGCTATCTCCTGGGTGGACTGTAGGCTGCTCTGTGGAAGTGAAGCTACATAAGTATAAAGAAGGCACTCAGGCGCAAAACACTTTTTTTGTCGAACTTTGGGACGTAGGCGGATCCAATGGCCATAGAAATACCAGGAATGTGTTTTATCAGCCGACGCATG GTATTATTTTGGTACATGACTTAACAAACAGAAAAAGTCAAATTAACTTACAGAAATGGTTATCAGAAATATTAAATCAAGACGGTCCAAGTCCTTTGCAGCATGTAGACGTCGATCCAGAACAGTTTTTGGGTTCTACTCAG ATTCCAATACTTGTAATTGGGACCAAATTCGACATGGCggaggaaaaacaaaagaagaatcAATATAGAAGACTAGCCAGTAGCATTGCAGAGCAGTGTGGGTCCGATGAAATATTTGTCAACTGCCATCAATCCAG GTCCTTAGCTCCAGGAACAAGTAATTCAGTGAAGTTGACTAGGTTTTTCGATAAG GTAATAGAACGGAGATATTATTCCCGCATCAGTCCTTTCCCGGACAAACGCAGACAGATACCGTCGTACATGATGACTACTTCTACACCACTATCCAGTAACAGACCACCTCAGTACTTGAGTCCCAGGTTTTACCACATGGATTGA
- the LOC135088616 gene encoding beta-1,3-glucan-binding protein-like, whose product MWLYTVAVLALASLSSACTPSVTAVSGTHAPASFCAGDLIFSDDFNEFDLEKWQHENTLAGGGNWEFQYYNNNRTNSFTNNGLLYIRPSLTEDQFGSAFMTSGRLNIEGGAPADRCTNPQWWGCERTGSPTNILNPIKSARLRTVDSFSFRYGTVEVRAKMPAGDWLWPAIWLMPAFNVYGTWPASGEIDLVESRGNRNMLFNGVHIGTQEAGSTLHYGPYPDLNGWERAHWLRRNTAGYDSQFHRYQVIWTPDLIRFSIDDVELGRVMPGNGGFWDFGGFNSNPNIENPWRFGSKMAPFDQKFYIIINVAVGGTNGFFPDGVTNPTPKPWWNGSPTAATDFWNGRTNWLPTWRLDQNDGQDASLQVDYVRVWAI is encoded by the exons ATGTGGCTTTATACTGTTGCTGTCTTGGCGCTCGCTTCTCTGAGCAGCGCGTGCACACCCAGTGTAACCGCAGTCAGCGGTACCCACGCTCCAGCCAGCTTCTGTGCTGGAGACCTCATCTTTTCCGACGACTTCAACGAATTTGATCTTGAAAAGTGGCAGCATGAGAACACGCTTGCAGGCGGTGGT aactgGGAATTCCAATACTACAACAACAATAGGACAAACTCTTTCACCAACAATGGATTATTGTACATTCGTCCCTCTCTGACCGAAGATCAATTTGGATCTGCGTTCATGACCAGTGGTCGTCTGAACATCGAGGGAGGTGCACCAGCTGACAG ATGCACAAATCCCCAATGGTGGGGTTGCGAGCGTACCGGCTCCCCGACTAACATACTGAATCCCATCAAAAGCGCACGCCTTCGCACCGTAGACTCCTTCAGTTTCCGATATGGAACCGTGGAGGTCCGGGCTAAGATGCCAGCTGGAGATTGGTTATGGCCAG CTATTTGGCTTATGCCCGCTTTCAACGTGTATGGAACATGGCCAGCATCAGGGGAGATCGACTTAGTGGAGTCCCGCGGCAACCGCAACATGTTGTTCAACGGTGTCCACATCGGCACTCAGGAGGCTGGCTCCACCCTGCACTATGGACCTTACCCGGACCTCAATGGATGGGAAAGAGCGCACTGGCTCAGGAGGAACACAGCTGGATACGATTCCCAGTTCCATCGCTACCAAGTTATTTGGACACCAG ATTTGATAAGATTCAGCATCGACGATGTGGAGCTCGGCCGAGTCATGCCTGGCAACGGAGGGTTCTGGGACTTCGGAGGCTTCAACAGTAACCCGAATATTGAGAACCCGTGGCGGTTCGGGTCCAAGATGGCGCCCTTCGATCAAAAA TTCTACATCATCATTAACGTGGCAGTCGGAGGCACGAATGGTTTCTTCCCTGACGGCGTCACCAACCCCACCCCCAAACCCTGGTGGAATGGATCTCCTACG GCCGCAACCGACTTCTGGAACGGAAGGACCAACTGGCTCCCGACCTGGAGACTGGACCAGAATGACGGGCAAGACGCTTCTTTGCAAGTGGACTACGTGCGTGTATGGGctatataa